Proteins from a genomic interval of Stenotrophomonas sp. 24(2023):
- a CDS encoding glycoside hydrolase family 36 protein: MPPIGRRTALKFIVGGVAGTLAWSAAPWARATPVRSDSRTAGDSLLGITFDSRMHTRLARNGKPVTAWRASEVLQLASGDITDFALLDQQHHVLDDPRHGPGRQAVFTGRNAAAQVEKQVAVSSFERLPGLALVQVRYRNLGTAPLAVTGWRNSDHEMRGPAGSFWSFSGTTHTDRRDWAQPVTPGFEQRNSLGMDSSDYGGGTPVANIWRRDLGLAVGHVEPVPRPLCMPVRQTAAGASLAIASTQATTLAPGATLTGERTFIALHTGDFYAPLQQYQAFMKAEGIQGPVPPASAFAPVWCAWGYERDFTLEQIYGTLPKARELGFEWAVLDDGWQTNEGDWDIDLRKFPRGDQDMRAFTARVREQGMRPRLWLAPLAADPGSNVLHKHVDMLLLDKEGAFQTVTWWNALTQCPAYPPTIDFYVALVKKAIGDWGFEGIKLDGQHLNAVAPCYNPAHHHARPEASVEGLAGFWAAIYKAAHDANPDAVVELCPCGTAFAFHNLPATDQYPSADPLSSWQVRSKGKAIKALMGDRSSYAGDHVELSDGHDDFASSVGIGAVISSKFTWPRDTEHPSMPMPPGGYVLTAEREALWRRWVGLYKTHMLPKGEYLGTLYDIGFDTPETHVIAKDKALYYTFYAQRWDGTLELRGLPPGRWQLHDLFNDRPLGSVEGGAVARLPARFSRFLFVQASPAGTAA, from the coding sequence ATGCCCCCGATTGGACGCCGTACTGCATTGAAGTTCATCGTCGGCGGCGTCGCCGGCACCCTGGCCTGGAGTGCCGCCCCTTGGGCCCGCGCCACGCCTGTACGCAGCGACAGCCGGACCGCCGGCGACAGCCTGCTGGGTATCACCTTCGACAGCCGCATGCATACGCGCCTGGCGCGCAACGGCAAGCCGGTCACCGCATGGCGGGCCAGCGAAGTGCTGCAGCTGGCATCCGGGGACATCACCGATTTCGCCCTGCTGGACCAGCAGCACCATGTGCTGGACGACCCCCGCCATGGGCCCGGCCGGCAGGCGGTGTTCACCGGCCGCAATGCCGCCGCGCAGGTGGAAAAGCAGGTGGCGGTGAGCAGTTTCGAGCGCCTGCCCGGCCTGGCGCTGGTGCAGGTGCGCTACCGCAACCTGGGCACCGCGCCGCTGGCGGTGACCGGCTGGCGCAACAGCGACCATGAAATGCGTGGGCCTGCAGGCAGCTTCTGGAGTTTTTCCGGCACCACCCACACCGACCGCCGCGACTGGGCCCAGCCGGTGACGCCCGGGTTCGAGCAGCGCAACAGCCTGGGCATGGATTCGTCCGATTACGGCGGTGGCACGCCGGTGGCCAACATCTGGCGCCGCGACCTGGGGCTGGCCGTCGGCCATGTCGAACCCGTGCCGCGCCCGCTGTGCATGCCGGTACGGCAGACCGCCGCCGGCGCCAGCCTGGCCATTGCATCGACGCAGGCCACGACGCTGGCACCGGGCGCCACCCTGACCGGCGAGCGCACGTTCATCGCCCTGCACACCGGCGATTTCTATGCGCCGCTGCAGCAGTACCAGGCCTTCATGAAGGCCGAAGGCATCCAGGGCCCGGTGCCCCCTGCTTCGGCCTTCGCCCCGGTGTGGTGCGCCTGGGGGTACGAGCGCGATTTCACCCTGGAGCAGATCTACGGCACCTTGCCCAAGGCCCGCGAACTGGGCTTTGAATGGGCCGTGCTGGATGACGGCTGGCAGACCAACGAAGGCGACTGGGACATCGACCTGCGCAAGTTCCCGCGCGGTGACCAGGACATGCGTGCCTTCACCGCACGCGTGCGCGAGCAGGGCATGCGGCCGCGCCTGTGGCTGGCGCCGCTGGCTGCCGACCCCGGCAGCAATGTGCTGCACAAGCACGTGGACATGCTGCTGCTGGACAAGGAAGGCGCGTTCCAGACAGTCACCTGGTGGAACGCGCTGACCCAGTGCCCGGCCTACCCGCCCACCATCGATTTCTACGTGGCGCTGGTGAAGAAGGCCATCGGCGATTGGGGGTTTGAAGGCATCAAGCTCGATGGCCAGCACCTCAATGCGGTGGCCCCCTGCTACAACCCGGCCCATCACCATGCGCGGCCGGAAGCATCGGTGGAAGGCCTGGCCGGCTTCTGGGCCGCCATCTACAAGGCCGCCCATGACGCCAACCCCGATGCCGTGGTGGAGCTGTGCCCGTGCGGCACGGCCTTCGCCTTCCACAACCTGCCGGCAACGGACCAGTACCCATCGGCCGATCCGCTGTCCTCCTGGCAGGTGCGCAGCAAGGGCAAGGCGATCAAGGCGCTCATGGGCGACCGCAGCAGCTATGCCGGCGACCATGTGGAACTGTCCGACGGGCACGATGATTTCGCCTCCAGCGTCGGTATCGGCGCGGTGATTTCCAGCAAGTTCACCTGGCCACGGGACACCGAGCACCCCAGCATGCCGATGCCCCCCGGCGGCTATGTACTCACTGCCGAGCGCGAAGCGCTGTGGCGGCGCTGGGTGGGCCTGTACAAGACCCACATGCTGCCCAAGGGCGAGTACCTGGGAACGCTGTACGACATCGGTTTCGACACACCCGAAACGCATGTCATCGCCAAGGACAAGGCGCTGTACTACACCTTCTATGCCCAACGCTGGGACGGCACGCTGGAACTGCGCGGGCTGCCGCCCGGCCGCTGGCAGCTGCACGATCTGTTCAATGACCGGCCGCTGGGCAGCG